The Oscillospiraceae bacterium genome contains the following window.
CATCGCCCGCGTGATGACCGTCCTGGCTGAGAAGAATGCCAAGAACGCTTAAGAGGGAGGGTAAAGCATGGAACGTAATCTGAGAAAGACCCGTGTGGGCGTCGTTGTCTCCGACAAGATGGACAAGACCATCGTTGTCGCTGTTAAGGACAGCGTCCAGCACCCTCTGTACAAGAAGATCTTGAAGCGTACCAAGAAGTTCAAGGCCCATGATGAGAACAACGAAGCCGGCATCGGCGACCGCGTTGAGATCATGGAGACCCGCAAGATCTCCAAGGACGTCAACTGGCGTCTGGTCAAGATCATCGAGAAGGCAAAATAATCAGCCTGGTACTTTGAAAGGAGGACCTGAAAGATGGTTCAGATGCAAACTTATCTCAAAGTGGCCGACAATACCGGTGCTAAGGAGTTAATGTGCTTCCGTGTACTGGGCGGTACCCGCAAGAGATACGCAAACATCGGTGACATCGTGGTTTGCAGCGTCAAGAAGGCTGCTCCCGGTGGCACTGTGAAGAAGGGCGACGTGGTCAAGGCCGTCATCGTCCGTAGCAAGCACGGCCTGCGCCGTGACGACGGCTCCTACATCCGCTTTGATGAGAACGCCGCCGTCATCGTCATGGCTGACAAGAGCCCCAAGGGCACTCGTATCTTTGGACCTGTCGCTCGCGAGCTGCGCGATGCCGGCTTCACCAAGATCCTGAGCCTGGCTCCGGAATCGCTGTAAGGAGGTTTTAATTAAATGAACAATCTTCATGTTAAAACCGGCGACAACGTAATGGTCATCTCCGGCAAGGACAAGGGCAAGACCGGCAAGGTTCTGCAGACCTCCCCCAAAGAGGGCAAGGTCATTGTCGAGGGCCTGAATATGGTCACGAAGCACGTCAAGCCCCGCCGTCAGGGCGAGCAGGGCGGCATCGTTAAGGCCGAGGGCGCTATCTACGCCTGCAAGGTCATGCCCGTCTGCCCCAAGTGTGGCAAGGCCACCCGCGTGGGCCATTCTGTCAAGGACGGCAAGACCGTCCGCGTTTGCCGCAAGTGCGGCGCTGAACTGTAAGGGAGGAGTACACAATGGCACGTTTGAAAGAACAGTATGTCAACGAGATCGCTCCGGCCCTGAACAAGAAGTTCGGCTACAAGAGCGTTATGCAGATCCCCAAGCTGGATAAGGTCATCATCAACGTTGCAGCTGGTGAGGCTAAGGAGAACGCCAAGGTCATCGACGCCATCGTCGCAGATCTGGGCCTGATCACCGGCCAGAAGGCTATCGTCTGCAAGGCCCGCAAGAGCGTTGCAAACTTCAAGCTGCGCGAGGGCATGCCCATCGGCGCAAAGGTCACCCTGCGTGGTGAGCGTATGTACGAGTTTGTCGACCGCCTGTTCAATGTCGCGCTGCCCCGCGTTCGCGACTTCCGCGGTATCAACGGCAACTCCTTCGACGGCCGCGGCAACTACGCCTTCGGCCTGAAAGAGCAGATCATCTTCCCCGAGATCGACTTCGACAAGGTCGATGCGATCCGCGGCATGGACATCTGCTTCGTCACCACCGCCAAGACCGACGAGGAGGCCAAGGAGCTGCTGAAGGCTCTGGGCGCTCCGTTCGCAAACTAAGGGAGGGAACTGTAAATGGCTAAACTTTCTATGAAGCTCAAGCAGCAGCAGCCCGCCAAGTTCTCGACCCGCGCTTACAACCGCTGCAAGATCTGCGGTCGTCCCCACGCTTACCTGCGCAAGTACGGTGTCTGCCGTATCTGCTTCCGTGAGCTGGCTTACAAGGGCGAGATCCCCGGCGTCAAGAAGGCTTCCTGGTAAGCCCTTGATTGCTTCTGTCTGAACGAATAACAACACTCTTAAACACAACCTAAGGAGGTTAGTGGCATGCAAATCACCGATCCTATCGCGGACCTGCTGACCCGCATCCGCAATGCTAGCACTGCCAAACACCCTTCCGTGGATATCCCTGCATCTAACCTGAAGAAGGCGATCTGCCAGATCCTGGTTGATGAGGGCTACATCAAGGGTATGAAAGTGACCGAGGACAACAAGCAGGGGACCATCACCCTGACCCTGAAGTACCAGGAGAACGGTACTCCGGTCATCGCCGGCCTGAAGCGCGTTTCTAAGCCGGGCCTGCGCATTTACACCAACTGCGAGGATATGCCCAAGGTCATGAAGGGCCTGGGCACCGCAATCATCTCCACCTCTAAAGGCGTCATGACCGACAAGGCAGCCCGCGCTGCTCATGTCGGCGGTGAAGTTCTCGCCTTTGTGTGGTAAGAAAGGGGTATAGACAATGTCGAGAATTGGAAGAAAACCCATCGTCATTCCCGCCGGTGTGGAAGTGAAGGTCGATGCGGCCGAGCACACCATCACTGTTAAGGGCCCCAAGGGTACCCTGCATTCCAAATTTCATCCTCTGATGACTGTTGCTGTCGAGGGCAATGAGATTTTGGTTACCCGCCCCAATGACGAGAAGGAGGCACGCAGCCTCCATGGCCTGACCCGCACCCTGATCCACAACATGGTCGTCGGTGTTACCGAGGGCTTCCGCAAGGATCTGGAAATTCAGGGCGTTGGTTATCGTGCCGCCAAGCAGGGCAGCAAGCTGACCCTGACCCTGGGCTTCTCTCATCCCGTTGAGTTCGAGGACACCGATACCATCAAGATCGAGCTGAAAGATGCGCTGCACTTCAGCATCACCGGTATCGACAAGCAGGAAGTCGGCCAGTTCGCTGCCGAGGTCCGCGGTGTCCGCCCGCCCGAGCCGTACAAAGGCAAGGGTATCCGCTATGTTGGCGAGTATGTCATCCGTAAGGAAGGCAAAGCCGGCAAGGGTAAATAATAGGAGAGGAGAAACATTATGGTCAACAAGGCTGATAAGAACGTTGCTCGTCTGCGCCGCCACCGTCGTGTCCGCGGCAAGATCAGCGGCACTGCTGCTCGTCCCCGTCTGGATGTTTTCCGCTCTGCCAAGCACATCTACGCTCAGGTCATCGATGATGAGCAGGGCGTGACCCTGGCCAGCGCTTCCAGCATGGACAAAGATTTCAACGCTTACGGCGGCAACATTGATGCTGCCAAGAAGGTTGGCGAGAACATCGCCAAGAAGTGCCTTGAGAAGGGCATTACCGAAGTGGTCTATGACCGCGGCGGTTTCGTTTACCACGGCCGTGTGCAGGCTCTCGCTGAGGGTGCCCGCGAGGCCGGTCTGAAGCTGTAAGGAGGGAGAAGATACAATGGCCATGCAGAGAAGACAAGAAGATGACGGCATGATCACCAAGGTCGTCTCCATCAACCGCGTTTCCAAGACCGTCAAGGGCGGCCGCGTCATGAAGTTCGCTGCCCTGATCGTCGTCGGCGACGGCAAGGGCAACATCGGCTACGGCGTCGGCAAGTCCGGCGAGGTTCCCGAGGCCATCCGCAAGGGTGAGGGCGCTGCCAAGAAGAACATGCGCAAGGTCTGCCTGAAGGGCACCACCATTCCTCACGAGATCGTCGGCGAGTTCGGCGCAGGCCGCGTCCTGATGCGTCCCGCTGCCCCCGGTACCGGCGTTCTGGCCGGCGGTCCTGTCCGTGCCGTGCTCGAGTGCGCCGGCATCAAGGACATCCGCGCCAAGAGCCTGCGTTCCAACAACCCCATCAACGTCACTGCTGCTACCTTCGCAGGCCTGTGCGGCCTGACCGACGCCGAGAGCGTCGCTGCAAAGCGCGGCAAGACTGTTGCCGAGATCCTGGGCTAAGG
Protein-coding sequences here:
- the rplE gene encoding 50S ribosomal protein L5, producing the protein MARLKEQYVNEIAPALNKKFGYKSVMQIPKLDKVIINVAAGEAKENAKVIDAIVADLGLITGQKAIVCKARKSVANFKLREGMPIGAKVTLRGERMYEFVDRLFNVALPRVRDFRGINGNSFDGRGNYAFGLKEQIIFPEIDFDKVDAIRGMDICFVTTAKTDEEAKELLKALGAPFAN
- the rpsE gene encoding 30S ribosomal protein S5, with protein sequence MAMQRRQEDDGMITKVVSINRVSKTVKGGRVMKFAALIVVGDGKGNIGYGVGKSGEVPEAIRKGEGAAKKNMRKVCLKGTTIPHEIVGEFGAGRVLMRPAAPGTGVLAGGPVRAVLECAGIKDIRAKSLRSNNPINVTAATFAGLCGLTDAESVAAKRGKTVAEILG
- the rplX gene encoding 50S ribosomal protein L24, translated to MNNLHVKTGDNVMVISGKDKGKTGKVLQTSPKEGKVIVEGLNMVTKHVKPRRQGEQGGIVKAEGAIYACKVMPVCPKCGKATRVGHSVKDGKTVRVCRKCGAEL
- a CDS encoding type Z 30S ribosomal protein S14; translated protein: MAKLSMKLKQQQPAKFSTRAYNRCKICGRPHAYLRKYGVCRICFRELAYKGEIPGVKKASW
- the rplF gene encoding 50S ribosomal protein L6; this translates as MSRIGRKPIVIPAGVEVKVDAAEHTITVKGPKGTLHSKFHPLMTVAVEGNEILVTRPNDEKEARSLHGLTRTLIHNMVVGVTEGFRKDLEIQGVGYRAAKQGSKLTLTLGFSHPVEFEDTDTIKIELKDALHFSITGIDKQEVGQFAAEVRGVRPPEPYKGKGIRYVGEYVIRKEGKAGKGK
- the rplN gene encoding 50S ribosomal protein L14 translates to MVQMQTYLKVADNTGAKELMCFRVLGGTRKRYANIGDIVVCSVKKAAPGGTVKKGDVVKAVIVRSKHGLRRDDGSYIRFDENAAVIVMADKSPKGTRIFGPVARELRDAGFTKILSLAPESL
- the rpsH gene encoding 30S ribosomal protein S8, which produces MQITDPIADLLTRIRNASTAKHPSVDIPASNLKKAICQILVDEGYIKGMKVTEDNKQGTITLTLKYQENGTPVIAGLKRVSKPGLRIYTNCEDMPKVMKGLGTAIISTSKGVMTDKAARAAHVGGEVLAFVW
- the rpsQ gene encoding 30S ribosomal protein S17, whose translation is MERNLRKTRVGVVVSDKMDKTIVVAVKDSVQHPLYKKILKRTKKFKAHDENNEAGIGDRVEIMETRKISKDVNWRLVKIIEKAK
- the rplR gene encoding 50S ribosomal protein L18, whose translation is MVNKADKNVARLRRHRRVRGKISGTAARPRLDVFRSAKHIYAQVIDDEQGVTLASASSMDKDFNAYGGNIDAAKKVGENIAKKCLEKGITEVVYDRGGFVYHGRVQALAEGAREAGLKL